In Apteryx mantelli isolate bAptMan1 chromosome 18, bAptMan1.hap1, whole genome shotgun sequence, a single window of DNA contains:
- the PTPN1 gene encoding tyrosine-protein phosphatase non-receptor type 1 isoform X2 — MEEAQRSYILTQGPLPNTCGHFWEMVWEQKSRGVVMLNRVMEKGSIKCAQYWPQKEEKEMFFEDTNLKLTLISEDVKSYYTVRQLELENLTTQETREILHFHYTTWPDFGVPESPASFLNFLFKVRESGSLSPEYGPVVVHCSAGIGRSGTFCLVDTCLLLMDKRKDPSSVDVKQVLLEMRKYRMGLIQTADQLRFSYLAVIEGAKFIMGDASVQEQWKELSNEDLDPPPEHTPPPPRPPKRTSEMHNGRMHEHTEFFPKHQVVEEEIRCSVSTVEEMAPDGRACSSMPLITDSISQDTEIRRRTVGENLRVSPHKEESMKSENLEEDDENVMTTWKPFLVNICMFTFLTAGAYLCYRVCFH; from the exons ATGGAAGAGGCCCAAAGGAGCTACATCCTTACCCAG GGTCCTTTGCCAAATACTTGTGGTCACTTTTGGGAGATGGTTTGGGAACAGAAAAGCCGTGGTGTTGTCATGTTGAACAGAGTGATGGAAAAGGGATCA ataaagTGTGCACAGTACTGGCcacagaaggaagagaaagaaatgttttttgaagATACAAACTTGAAACTAACCTTGATATCTGAAGATGTAAAATCATATTACACAGTACGACAGCTAGAATTGGAAAACCTTACA ACACAGGAAACTAGAGAGATTCTGCACTTTCATTATACTACGTGGCCTGACTTTGGAGTCCCAGAGTCACCTGCTTCATTCCTCAATTTCCTGTTCAAAGTGAGAGAGTCTGGGTCACTTAGCCCCGAGTATGGACCTGTTGTTGTGCACTGCAGTGCAGGAATCGGGAGATCAGGAACTTTTTGTTTGGTTGATACATGTCTTCTACTG ATGGACAAAAGAAAAGATCCTTCTTCAGTGGACGTTAAGCAGGTTCTTCTAGAAATGAGGAAATACAGAATGGGCCTAATACAGACAGCAGATCAACTTCGTTTCTCTTATTTAGCTGTTATTGAAGGGGCAAAATTCATTATGGGAGATGCTTCAGTGCAA GAACAGTGGAAAGAGCTCTCCAATGAAGACCTGGACCCACCACCTGAACATACCCCACCACCTCCGAGACCACCAAAGCGAACCTCAGAAATGCACAATGGAAGGATGCATGAACACACAGAATTCTTCCCCAAGCATCAAGTGGTAGAGGAAGAGATTAGATGCTCAGTCAGCACTGTGGAAGAGATGGCTCCAGATGGCCGAGCTTGTTCATctatgccactgatcacagacaG CATTAGTCAAGACACTGAAATTCGGAGGAGAACTGTTGGTGAAAATCTGCGTGTCTCACCCCACAAAGAAGAGTCAATGAAGTCAGAAAACTTGGAAGAGGATGATGAGAATGTGATGACAACTTGGAAGCCATTTCTAGTGAATATATGCATGTTCACTTTCCTCACGGCAGGAGCTTATCTCTGTTACAGGGTATGTTTTCATTGA